The genomic segment CGCATTAAGATCCAGATTTTACTTTCGGAGGCACACCGGATGTTATGTATAGACATTCCAAAATGAAAGCCCACAGCTGGATTTTGACTGTTGAAACAAGGTATGAAAAAttgaaacaatgaaaaataatttttcttacaGTTTGAAATTGTTGCTTGATATATATGATTTTTGAGTCCCAGGCTGAACTCGTTACTTCCTCAGAGTGATCCTTGatttaggggaaaaaacagtGGGTAAATGgattaatcaaataataataataataataataataataataataataataataataacaacaacaacaacaataataataataataacaaaaactaatCCAACCTAAAAAGATATTACAAGTATgctgggaaaataaaatactggTAAAATTAGGTAGTGTTTGTAAAATATGAACAATGTTAAGGGAGTTTCAAAATTTCAATATTGTTTaccttcatttttctttcactccgATGTTCTCGTTTTGCTTGCTGTCAAAACGCGAACATCGGAATATACACTTGTCGCACTTGTCAGCTTTCTTTGGCATGCATGTTTTGTTCAAttctatgatttatttatttttatctgttcatTTGGTAATTTGAGGATATCagagaaaatttattttgaaaggtcaaacaggaagttttgCATTTCGTAGGTCGCCTTGGCTGTCATGGCGCTATCGGTCGCTGAAGTCCATCATATGTAAGGAAAACGATGGCCTCGTCGTAGTAAAGCAGTCGTATACTATATAGTAATTCGACTTGACGTTCAGAACTTTCACTGATCCGAACATGTAAGGTTTATTCTCCGATTTATGATAGCTAACTGCCGTAACGTCAGACTGTAGCAGCAGCATAAGATGATGACGGATCGGGGCACCGGTTGGATTGCTCTGACATGTCCAGTCACTCTCGCCATCTTTCTACTAATTATTACTTCACATGTGGTGCAACCGACTAATGAGTTTGACCCGTATAAAGTCCTGGGGGTCAGCAGGAGGGCCAGTCACGTAGAAATTAAGCGGGCATATAAAAACCTGGCCAGAGAATGGTGAGTAACACAAGTGTGTGAGAGGCCATTAGTTTGTATTGTGGGTGTGTGTCATGTTCTACAAAAACCGGTGTCAATAATTGCTGATCATTTACCactaaatatgtttcatttgGCTTAATATATGCTATAGTTTATGATGTCTTTTCTTTAGGCACCCAGACAAGAACAAGGACCCCAGTGCTGCAGATATGTTTATTAAGATTTCCAAATCATACGAGGTGAGTTGAAGAAATATTATACAGGCTACACAACTGCTTGCTGTCATATCTAATTTTCAGCTCCACTATATCATTAATGAAATCATGAGTATAAAAACAATCTCctttcacttctgtttttactcaCAGATCCTGTCAAATGAGGAGCGACGGTCCAACTTTGACCGCTATGGGCAGATGGATGAAAACCAGCCTTTCGGACAGTCACAACATCATGGGTTCCGCCACTTTGACAACAGCTTCTACTTTGATGaatcttttttccattttcccagGTATTGtagttattgttgttgttaataATGCAAAGGAGATGGGTGCAGCTACAGAGTAGAACCTACCCCAAAATAACCAATAAAGtatctaaaaatatatcaacttactaaaaaaataattattcccaAAAAAATGGGCTCTTACTTTACTAAGATAAGATGGGAGGGAAAATGTGTAAAGATCAAAGTTAGTCCACCCCTGCAAACTCCTTATAACGTGCATGCATGTAGATATTCTTGATTTTGCAGAGCTTCTTGTTGGCAAACCCTAACAAAAACACTTCTGTCTGGTTCCAGGTCCAGAGACTTTGCAGACAGCAAGTATATGCTGCACCATGCTCAGTTTAACAACGACATTCTCCCAGACAGCTACAAGAGGCCGTACCTGATCAAAGTGACTTCTGAGTGGTGCTTTACCTGCATCCACATCGAGCCAGTGTGGAAGGAGACGGTGCTAGAGCTGGAACCTTTGGGTACAGCtttgagtatttttaaaaacgtcACAATACTCTAcgccacatgtgtcaaactcaaagcCTGGgtgccaaatctggcccgccgtcTCTTTTTAAGTGGCCCTATAGACTCCAAAATACATCAATAactccctccagtttttcacaaacctgcaaaattcacacaaactcaacagatccccacatttttttttgtaatttttgctgcagatttctctcaaaattggccaaaaacattgagtttaagtgactgctacCTCAGCCTTACATCCTGTCAAGTCATAGTTTGTGATTGATGCAGCGATTaagaaaaagtcacatttaacatcatatatTAGCGCAAACAtcataaaaattccttacaaatatgtCTAAATTAGCACAACAacatctgtgattttgattgcaaaaaaaaaaacagaaaaaagcacaaaatcctggatggactgattgGTGTGAAAAGATgctcaatattatttaattttaagaaacacctATTGAATGCAGACACAAACAACTGTTTTAAATCGGTTTCATCAATACATTCTCACACAACAGACCCTTTAAGAACagtcagatttttgatatggcccaaaatgagtTTGTCACCCGTGCTCTACGTTTAGTGGTTAAACTGATTTAGATCACTGATTACACATTCTGCCAACAGAGCAATTTAAATGTGCCTTTAATTCtctatttaaaattgttttagttGCTATAAAGCAGCGAATATTAAACATATCAAAGCCTGCAAAGTTGTCTTGGTTTCAAATAAATCTATCCAATAAATAAGTGGATCATATCTCGACTGATTTTTGCACCAACCttaaaaatattcctttattAGGCTTTGTTGATAAGGAAACAAGGCCTATATGTTTATGTgtaataaaatatctaaaataaaggAAACCTGAAAGGGGACCAGCACTTTTTCACAGGTTTCTATGCGTGAGTAAATTGGCAGCTCCACTAGTGGTGATCGTGATTTGCCTTGatcaaataaacatatttctgaAACTTCCTTCCTTGGATGTATTACATGGATTTGACTATCAAATTTTTGTGGGGTCATACTTATATGAGCAGTTCACTTCAGATATGTCAAATTTATACAATTGTATCCATTgaccatgtttgtttgtttgtttttttacctcatTATATCATTGTTTATGTCAATGTTGAATCAGGCGTGGGTATCGGCATCGTGGACGTGGGTTCGGAGCGTCGTCTGGCCAACCAGCTGGGAGCTTATCGGGCTCCCTCCATCATTGGGCTGGTGAACGGCAGGATGACCTTCTTCCACCAGCATGTGGTACGGGAGCACCTGCGACAGTTTGTGGAGGATCTGCTGCCTCACAACCTGGTGGAGAGGGTAACTGCATTTTCATTTCGCCTTTACAAAGGTTTCTCTGGAGTTACAGCCTGACAGCTGCTTCTGTAGTTGATTCCTTTTTCATGCAAATAGTCACACTAGGGATACAGTGGCTTTGTCCTTTAATTAGTATTTAGCAAACTGAGGTGTAAATACACGGCAGAGGGTCAAACACACCTCCTTTCTATTGCCTGTTGTTATCCTGTTTCCAAcacttgtctttattttactaACTTCTATGATGTTCTCTTACAGATCAATGACAACAACTATCAGGCTTTTCTTGACCGGTGGCATGTGGAAAATAAACCCAGTCTGCTGCTATTTGACCAAGTTCCTGTTGTGCCTCTTCTTTATAAGGTAAAGGCATCTGGTCGACTTTAGACATGTGAAAGTGCATTATTAACCTACACATATATCATTAATTTCTCATCACCCAGGCAACAATTATCTCTATGGAAACATCACAGTTTGACCATTTTTAATAGCATCTCCAACAGGATTAAAAACCTTGCATAAATCAAGAACAAATACTTTCTTTAGATTATATTTGTTATTGACAGTTTGGATTCTCTATGTCATCATAAAATCTTTTACATTCTACAGAATTAAGTTCAAGcccttaaaatatcttaaataaatctctttctTGATTTGTGTATTGCTTCTGTCCTATATAGTTATTCTATATGCTGCAGCTGCGATATATCCTGCTGAGGATCTGGATTTAATTACACTGTCAAATAACAATCAGAGTGAATAACTTTGCTCCTGATGTTAGCTAATTGTTcctttgttaaaaatgatttaacgGATTTATTGCAATTTACACTCTTGGTGTCTTTACAGTATCCAGTGTGCTGCAGCAATCCCAATTTTCATTAACTTTTGAGAATAAATCAGAAAGCAGTGCTGTTAGATTACCTGTAAATGTGAAACCATTcagattaaaatctaaaaacactATCTTAAGTTGACAAAGTTACATTAAATTTGATTAAGTAGCCATGTTAAACAGAACTTAGTAAGCTATTAAGATGACTTTAATTGTTCAATTGTTATTCATGAAAAGCAAGTCCTGAGTTTGAGTCACAATGGTAAATGGTCTTAAATAGTTTAATATGTCCCTTACTGATACCTAAAGAAatggtttaaagaaaaaatggaaatgtgaCCACAACAGTGtggtaattttttatttagtggtgCAAAACATTTGGCCAAAGACTGAAGCtaaaaaatcctgaaatatttttataagaaGCAAGAGAATTTTGTCTAttcatgttttctaaaatcATTTCTTTCTATTCGATCTTATCATCCTTCAGTTGACAGCTTTTGCCTTTAGAGACTACATTCGCTTTGGCTACGTGGATCAAGGTGCGACGCCCAACACTAAGCTGCTGCGGCAGTTCAACATCAACACCTACGCTCCCACCATGCTGCTGTTTAAGGAGGACACAGAGAAGCCTGTAGACATCATCCAGGTACAACTTGTGTTCTCTGAAGACCCGGGACCTTccctattaaaaaaatgtttaattttttgatttaaattttgaacTCCTCTTGACGTTTGTTTCTTCCAGGCCAGGGGGATGAAGAAGCAGCTCATGGACGAGTTTGTTACGAACAACAAGTTCCTACAGGTGCCACGGCTTGTCAACCAGCAGCTTTTTGATGAACTGTGTCCTGTTAAGCAGTTCCACCGACGGAGGAAGTAAGAAAAATTAGCAGATTGTTGTTGTCATAGTATATTTTGTAGATGGCTTGATTAAACTcctttttacaaaatttttCTGCCCCTTCTACACTTCTTCTCTACATACAAATTATGTTTGGGCgagacagaaattaaaattctaaaataatttttaaaattattattgtgtccatcagttttcaaatcttttcaCTGGTGTCAAGTTTATTTTAGATGTCTTAGAATAGTTTTCCTGccagaaagtgaacctctgcTATAATGTCCGATTACGGTTTCTAGCAGATATTCTTCCTGTATTGCTCTTCATTTGGCTTAATTCTGTGGATCTCTGTCAGAGATATTGTTTCATAACCTAACCCTAGTTTAAACTTGTACCatgtgttttttgtattttttcaggtATTGTGTGCTGCTTATCACTGGTGAGGATGAAGCCTTCCTCCCAGGCAACAAGGCTTTTGTGGACTTTGCCACTGTTAACAAAAAAGACATCCTACGCTTCGCATACGTCTACCAACGTCAGCAGCAGCCTCTCTGTCAGGCGCTACTACCCAACCAGGCTGCCGCCTTCCCTCAGGTCGGTTCAAGCACAAAAATCCACAAACACCAAGTACAAGatgaacttttttattttttctccctgcACTCCCCCAACCCCCACTGACGGCGCACAAAATGTTGAAGTCGTATAGGATTCGTTGTTTCAGATTA from the Xiphophorus maculatus strain JP 163 A chromosome 20, X_maculatus-5.0-male, whole genome shotgun sequence genome contains:
- the LOC102217836 gene encoding dnaJ homolog subfamily C member 16-like; translation: MMTDRGTGWIALTCPVTLAIFLLIITSHVVQPTNEFDPYKVLGVSRRASHVEIKRAYKNLAREWHPDKNKDPSAADMFIKISKSYEILSNEERRSNFDRYGQMDENQPFGQSQHHGFRHFDNSFYFDESFFHFPRSRDFADSKYMLHHAQFNNDILPDSYKRPYLIKVTSEWCFTCIHIEPVWKETVLELEPLGVGIGIVDVGSERRLANQLGAYRAPSIIGLVNGRMTFFHQHVVREHLRQFVEDLLPHNLVERINDNNYQAFLDRWHVENKPSLLLFDQVPVVPLLYKLTAFAFRDYIRFGYVDQGATPNTKLLRQFNINTYAPTMLLFKEDTEKPVDIIQARGMKKQLMDEFVTNNKFLQVPRLVNQQLFDELCPVKQFHRRRKYCVLLITGEDEAFLPGNKAFVDFATVNKKDILRFAYVYQRQQQPLCQALLPNQAAAFPQVVILERRSQAGRVLFRSVSSGWNGSQEDKYRLNEQLELLQKDPTYLSSDTTLPELNNEMAPIFIIQWMNAAYDYILQIYDGLLYSNWREMMPILSLIFSALFILFGTVIIQAFSEPSESKPQKPKAKEQNATQTEDDASSRANTSSRPPRKDFVEVTELTDVTYTSNLVKLRPGHINVVLVLTNASKNALLRKFAKEVFSFSGTQTLHFSFLNADKHHHWMPSLLRSACPAWPSESHSDDEESLDYTGHVLALNGHKKYFCLFRPVFTGDDPNDSSSDSSDCKRKSRSRSRSSSHSRSRSHSREDGAVPKRGSSRATSIEVHHKLDRLGLWMERLMEGTLPRLYVSSWPTLSDASSAFSAET